The following DNA comes from Noviherbaspirillum sp. L7-7A.
CCGCGCTTCAAGGGTGTGGCCGTGCATGACGGCTGGCCTTCCTACTACCGTTTCAACGTACAACATGCGTTATGCAACGCGCATCATTTGCGTGAGCTGGAGTTCGTAATCGACTCGACCGGGCAGCAATGGGCGCAAGACATGATGAGCTTGCTTGTGAAGATGAATCATGCTGTGGATGCCAGCGAGGATGGGGTGTTGAGCCAGCATGTTGCTGCAAGCTACCGTCGCCGATACCGTGAGCTCCTTGAGCAGGGTCGCCAGCATAATCCGCAAAGGCTGACTGACCTGACCCGCAAGGACAAGCGAGGCGGCATCAAGCAAAGCACCACATACAACCTGATCAAGCGGCTGGAGCAACACGCTGATGATGTGCTGCGTTTCATGCATGATGCACGGGTGCCGTTCACGAACAACCTTGCCGAGCGCGACCTTCGCATGCCCAAGCTCAAGCAGAAGGTATGCGGATGCTACCGCAGCTTTGCGGGCGCGCAGGCGTATTGCAGCATTCGTTCCTACATAGGGACATTGCAGAAGCAATCGAAGGATCTGATACAGGCATTGACCATGCTATTTAGCGGTCGCATGCCTTCGACAGGTTAAGGCTGCATACGTCTTGCGTTCTATGAATGCTGAATAGTTACGGCGAAGCAAAAGAAGTAGGCAAGAAAAGGCGACCCGATGATCGCGCCCCGCTGCGCGGGGTCCCCGTGCCGTCGACGCCTGAAGCGGGGCGCGGCTAAACTCGCTGCGCTGCGCTTCGCTCAAACAGACGCCGCACCTTATCCGCTTCAGGCATCGCCGTCACGGCGCGCTCAACGGGACTTGAACTGCAACGGCAACGGCAACTGCTTTCGTAGGATGCAATACCCGAAGGGCATTGCACCGCCGTTAGCAAACCGGAATGGCATTGCCACCGACTTCCCTGATCAACCAATGGTGGAATGCCCCTTCGGGGCATTCCACCTACGACCGCGGCGGAAGCGGTTCCACAGGTAATTCGGCGGTACCAGTTGCCGCCTCTCCCCTGCCCCTTACCCCCGCTGATAAGCCTCCCCCAGATACCCCGGCGCAGTCTGCCGCCCAATCACCCCCGCCACCGCCAGCAAGGCCAGCAGATACGGCAGCATGATCAGCAGCGCGCTCGGCACCTGCACGCCCACCGTCGGCAGGAAGAACTGCAGCGCCGTCGCCGCGCCGAACAGCAGGCAGGCCAGCAGCATGCGGCCCAGCTTCCAGTTGCCGAAGATGATGGCGGCGATTGCCAGGTAGCCGCTACCGCTGGTCATGCCCTCGGTGAAGGTGTGGATGTCGCCAATCGAAATGAAGCAGCCGGCAATCGCCGCCATCACGCCCGAGAACATCACTGCACCATAGCGCAGCCCGTTGACCGACAGGCCCGACTTGTCGACCGCGCGCGGCGCCGCGCCGGCGGCGTGCAAGGCCAGGCCAAGCGCGGTCTGGCGCATCATGAAGGCGGTGGCGGCGATGATCACAAGGCCGAGATAGAACAGCCAGACCTGCTCCAACACCACCTGCCCGACGATGGGAATGTCGCGCAGCAGCGGCGGCGCCCATTTGTCCAGGCCGGGAATCGCCGCGCTGGAGCGGCTGCCGAAGAGTTCGCGGTAGGCCAGCGTGGTGCCGCCCAGCGCCAGGATGTTGATGCCGATGCCGGTCACGATCTGGTTGGCGCGCAGCGTGATCGACAGGAAGGCCTGCAGCAGCGCCACCGGCAGCACCGCGAGGATGCCCAGCGCCAGCCCGATCAGCGGGTTGCCGGTGGCCCAGGAGCCCACCGCGCCGGCGAAGGCGCCTGTCAGCATCATGCCTTCCAGGCTCATGTTGAGCACGCCGGCGCGCTGGCTGACCAGCTCGCCGGTCGCGCCCAGCAGCAGGGGCGTGGCGAAGCGGATCGCCGAGCCGATGAATACCGCTGACAATTCAAGACTCATTTGGCCCCTCCATGCCGGTCCATCCACAAGGCCGCGCCAGCCACGGCGAGGATGATCATGCCCTGCACCACCTGCACCAGGGCCGACGGCACCGAAGCCGCCATTTCCATGTTGATGCCGCCCGAGCGCAGGAAGCCGAACAGCAGCGCGCCGGCGAATACGCCCGGCAGCGAGCCGCGTGCCAGGAGGCCCACCACCAGGCCGTCGAAGCCATAGCCGGAGGAGAAGCCGCTCTTCAATGCATACTGGTCGCCCTGCAGCATGATGGCGCCGGCCAGGCCGCCGAGCGCGCCGGCAAGCGTCATGGCCAGCACCACGGTGCGTGCGATCGGCATGCCGGCCTGGCGCGATGCCAGCGGATTCATACCCACCGAGCGCAGGTGCAGGCCGAACAGGCTGCGCGCCAGCAGCCAGGCCGTGCCCAGGCCCAGCAGCACGGTCAATGGCAGGCCAATGTTGATCGGCATCGATTCGTCGCCCAGGAAGAAGGGCAGCCTGGTCGTGGCCGGGATTTCCAGCGACTCGGGCAGCGTGCCCGAATTGCTCATCGGCTGGCGCAGCAGCCGTTCCGACTGCACCGACCAGTACAGCAGCCACACGCCGATGAAAGACAGCATCAGCGTGCTGATCACTTCATTGGTGCCGGCCCGCGCCTTGAGCAGGCCGGGCAAGGCGCCCCATGCGGCGCCGGCCAGTGCGCCAGCCAATAACGGCAGGATGAAGGCCAGGCCCAGCGGCAGGCCCTGCACGCCGCCGTACAGGCTCACCGCGGTGGCAGCAATGGCGCCGACCGCGATCTGCCCTTCGCCGCCGACATTGGTCAGCCGCGCTCTATCGGCCAGTACGAAGCCGGTGCCGACCAGCGCGAAGATCACCGCCCGGTTGACCGATGCGCCGATGGCATAGGGCGAGCCCCAGGCGCCGTCGGCAAAGGCTTCCAGCGCCTCGCCGACGGGCACGCCGGTCAATGCCACCAGCAGGATGCCCACCGTCATGGCCAGCAGCACTGCTGCTGCCGGCAGCGCCCGCGCCGGCGTGAAGTTCAGTGAGTAGGCTTTAGTCATGGGATTGTCCCGCCATCATGGCGCCGATGCGCGCCCTTTGTTCCGGGCCGGCCGGGCAGGCGCCCATGAAGCGGCCGCGGTACAGCACCACGATGCGGTCGGCCACGGCCAGCAGGTCATCGAGTTCGGAAGAGATCAGCAGCACCGCCACGCCGCGGTCGCGGGCGGCACGAATATGGTTGTAGACCGCCTCGACCGCGCCCACATCCAGGCCGCGGGTGGGCTGGGCCGCAATCAGCAGCGCAAGCTTGTCCTGCGTCAGCTCGCGCGCCAGCACCGCCTTCTGCTGGTTGCCGCCGGAGAGGCCGCCGAAGGCCACGTCCTCGCTGGCGGCGCGCACGTCGAAGCGCTGCATCAGCTCGCGCGCGGCGGCGCGCATGGCGCTGCGGTCCAGCATGCCGCGCCGGGTGAACCTGTGGAGCTGGTTGAGGAAGATGTTTTCCGCAACCGAAAGGCCGGTGACGCAGCCCACCGCATGCCGGTCTTCCGGCACGATGCCCACGCCGGCGCGGGTGATCGCCTGCGGCGTGCTGCCCGTGAGATGCCTGCCGTTGACGAAGAAGCGGCCGGCGGCCGGCTTGATCATGCCCGACAGCGCCGCCGCCAGCTCGCTCTGGCCATTGCCCTCGACGCCGGCAATGCCGACGATCTCATGGCGGTTGACGATCAGCGTGACATTGTCCAGCCGCAGCGCGCCATGCGCATCCTTCACCGTCAGGCCGTCGACCTGCAGCACTTCGTCGCGCACATCGCTGGAAGCCGGCTGGCGCGGCGCGATGCGCATCGCGGGCGTGGCCGGCGCACCCGCGTCGCGCGCGATCATGGCCGTTACCAGGCGGTCGATGTCATTGGCCGGCGTCGTCGACGATGCCACCGTGCGGCCGCCGCGCAGCACCGTGACGCGGTCGGCCACCTGGCGGATCTCGGCCAGCTTGTGGGTCACAAGCACCACGCCGCAACCGCTGTCGGCGACCTTGCGGCACACCTTCAGCAGCGCGGCGATCTCGTCGGGCAGAAGCACCGCGGTCGGTTCGTCCAGCACCAGCAGGCGCGGCTCGCGCATCAGGCACTTGATGATTTCCACCCGCTGCCGCTCGCCCACCGAGAGGTCGGATATCAGCGCATCCGGGTCCAGTTCAAGGCCGTACTGCGAGGCCAGCGCACGGATGCGGGCGCCGGCTTCACGGCGCTTCAGGAGGCCGCGGCTCTGGCCCAGGAGCAGGTTGTCGGCCACGCTGGCGTCTTCCACCAGGCTGAAGTGCTGGTGCACCATTGCGATGCCGCGCGCCAGCGCATCGGCCGGGCCGCGCGGCCGGTAGGGCGCGCCGTCCAGCAGCATCGCACCGCTGTCGGGCGCATGCACGCCGAACACCAGGTTGCATAGCGTGGACTTGCCGGCGCCGTTCTCGCCCAGCAGGCAATGGATCTCGCCGGCGCGGATGTCCAGGCTGACCCCGTCCAGCGCGGCCATCGCGCCGAAGCGCTTGCCTACATTGTCCAGCCGCAGCCAGCCCGCTTCCACGGCGGAGGGAGCCACAGCAGCGGCGGCGGGTGCGAAGGCGGCGTGCATTGCGTCAGCCTTCCAGCACCTTGATCTTGCCGTCCATGATGTCCTTCTTGATCTGCTCCAGCCTGGCCTTCTGCTCGGCCGTGGCGCCGCAGATCTTCATGTCGGAGGCATCGGCGCCCATGGCCAGGCCGAACGGCTTGTAGCCCGGCTTCCATTCGCCGGACACGGCCTGCGAGATCGCGTAATGCACCTGGTAGCCCACGCCGGTGATGCTGTAGGCCACGTACAGCGGGTCGCTGCCGCAGCGGTCGGTATAGCTGCCGATGATGTGGGTGCCCTTTTCCTTGGCCGCCTGCTCCATGCCGCGCAGGCCGAGGTTGAGGATGTGATAGTGCACGTCGGCGCCCTGGGCGATCGCGGCCAGCGTGGCTTCCTTGGACTTGGAGACGTTGTCGAAGTCGCCGGTGTAGTTTTCCACGTACTTGATCTGCGGATTGATCGCGCGCGCGCCGTTGCCGAACTCCTTGCCGGCATTGACGATGGAAGGAATCTCCATGCCGCCGACATAGCTGACCGCGCCGTTCTTCGACAGCATGGCCGCGGCCGCGCCGGCCACATAGGCGATCTGCGCCTGCTTGACGTCATAGCCGGCGACATTGGGCGCGGATTCGCCCTGGTTGCCGCCGACGATGGAAAACTTCTTCTTCGGGAAGCGCTTGGCCACCTTCAGCACCGCCGCCTGGGTCTGGCCGCCGACGCCGATCACCAGGTCGTTCTTGCCGGCCAGGTTGGTCAGCGCCTGCTCCATGTCGGCATAGTTGATGTTCTCGATCATCTGCACCTTGATCTTGCTGCCGAACTCCTTCTCGGACTGGGCCAGGCCGCTATAGCCCGATTCCATCCAGCCCTTGTCGGACTTCGAGCCGGGGATCAGCACGCCGACCTTGACCGGGTCGGCGGCCTGGGCCGGGCCGAACGCAGCGGCAATCGCCAGCACGGACACGGACAACAACAGGCGACGGCGTGATGAGGTTTTGCAACGCATGACTGGCACTCCTTTTGCATTGGGAAAGTCGACTTGCCCTGGCTTACAGGGCCTGACTCATCCATAGCAAGTTCGATGCCACTGCCGGCAATGCCCTCAGGAGAAACCATGCAGAAAGCCCCACCGCCACTTGCCCGCCCAGCCGACGGCATGCTGGGCCACAGCCCCAATACCGCATGGCGCGCCAGCGCCGAAGAGATCGACATGGCGGTGCCGCCGCCGCATCCGGTGCTGGCCCGCATCGCCTGCCAGCCGCAGTCGGTGCTGGTGAACCTGCGCCAGACAGCCATCATCGTGGTCGACATGCAGAATGATTTCTGCACCACGAATGGCTGGGTGCACGAGATTGGCGGCGACCCGACCCCGAACCGTGCGCCGATTGCACCATTGCAGGGATTGCTGCCGGCATTGCGCAAGGCCAGCGTGCCGGTGATCTGGGTCAACTGGGGCAACCGGCCCGACCTGGCCAACATGCCGCCCAACCAGATCCATCTGTACAAGCCGTCGGGCACGGGCACCGGCCTGGGCGACCCCTTGCGCAGCAATGCCGCGCCGGTGCTGCAGAAGGACTCGTGGGCCGCGGCCGTGGTGGATGAACTCAAGCCCGAGCCCGGCGACATCATGGTCGACAAGTACCGCATCAGCGGCTTCTGGGACACGCCGCTCGACAGCATCCTGCGCAACTTGGGCATACGCACCATCCTGTTCGCCGGGGTCAACATCGACCAGTGCGTGCTGCACACCCTGACCGACGCCAACTTCCTCGGCTATGGCTGCCTGCTGGTGGAAGACTGCTGCGCCACCACCTCGCCCGGCTTCTGCGCCGAGGCGGCGGTATGGAACGTGAAGAAATGCTTCGGCTTCACCACCGACAGCACGCGGCTCCTGAGCGCGCTGGAAACGGCGCGGCCGGCATGATGCCCGCGCCGCCCGACCTGTTCGGCGCCTTCCTGCCGGGCGCGCGCTGCACCGCCCTGCCCAGCGCGGCCGGCGCGCTGGATGGCATGGCGATGGCGGTCAAGGACCTGATCGACATCGAAGGCGCCGTCACCGGCGGCGGCAATCCCGACTGGGCCGCCGACCATGCACCCGCCAGCCGCCATGCGCCCTGC
Coding sequences within:
- a CDS encoding ABC transporter permease, whose protein sequence is MSLELSAVFIGSAIRFATPLLLGATGELVSQRAGVLNMSLEGMMLTGAFAGAVGSWATGNPLIGLALGILAVLPVALLQAFLSITLRANQIVTGIGINILALGGTTLAYRELFGSRSSAAIPGLDKWAPPLLRDIPIVGQVVLEQVWLFYLGLVIIAATAFMMRQTALGLALHAAGAAPRAVDKSGLSVNGLRYGAVMFSGVMAAIAGCFISIGDIHTFTEGMTSGSGYLAIAAIIFGNWKLGRMLLACLLFGAATALQFFLPTVGVQVPSALLIMLPYLLALLAVAGVIGRQTAPGYLGEAYQRG
- a CDS encoding ABC transporter permease; the protein is MTKAYSLNFTPARALPAAAVLLAMTVGILLVALTGVPVGEALEAFADGAWGSPYAIGASVNRAVIFALVGTGFVLADRARLTNVGGEGQIAVGAIAATAVSLYGGVQGLPLGLAFILPLLAGALAGAAWGALPGLLKARAGTNEVISTLMLSFIGVWLLYWSVQSERLLRQPMSNSGTLPESLEIPATTRLPFFLGDESMPINIGLPLTVLLGLGTAWLLARSLFGLHLRSVGMNPLASRQAGMPIARTVVLAMTLAGALGGLAGAIMLQGDQYALKSGFSSGYGFDGLVVGLLARGSLPGVFAGALLFGFLRSGGINMEMAASVPSALVQVVQGMIILAVAGAALWMDRHGGAK
- a CDS encoding ABC transporter ATP-binding protein yields the protein MAALDGVSLDIRAGEIHCLLGENGAGKSTLCNLVFGVHAPDSGAMLLDGAPYRPRGPADALARGIAMVHQHFSLVEDASVADNLLLGQSRGLLKRREAGARIRALASQYGLELDPDALISDLSVGERQRVEIIKCLMREPRLLVLDEPTAVLLPDEIAALLKVCRKVADSGCGVVLVTHKLAEIRQVADRVTVLRGGRTVASSTTPANDIDRLVTAMIARDAGAPATPAMRIAPRQPASSDVRDEVLQVDGLTVKDAHGALRLDNVTLIVNRHEIVGIAGVEGNGQSELAAALSGMIKPAAGRFFVNGRHLTGSTPQAITRAGVGIVPEDRHAVGCVTGLSVAENIFLNQLHRFTRRGMLDRSAMRAAARELMQRFDVRAASEDVAFGGLSGGNQQKAVLARELTQDKLALLIAAQPTRGLDVGAVEAVYNHIRAARDRGVAVLLISSELDDLLAVADRIVVLYRGRFMGACPAGPEQRARIGAMMAGQSHD
- a CDS encoding BMP family protein, with the translated sequence MRCKTSSRRRLLLSVSVLAIAAAFGPAQAADPVKVGVLIPGSKSDKGWMESGYSGLAQSEKEFGSKIKVQMIENINYADMEQALTNLAGKNDLVIGVGGQTQAAVLKVAKRFPKKKFSIVGGNQGESAPNVAGYDVKQAQIAYVAGAAAAMLSKNGAVSYVGGMEIPSIVNAGKEFGNGARAINPQIKYVENYTGDFDNVSKSKEATLAAIAQGADVHYHILNLGLRGMEQAAKEKGTHIIGSYTDRCGSDPLYVAYSITGVGYQVHYAISQAVSGEWKPGYKPFGLAMGADASDMKICGATAEQKARLEQIKKDIMDGKIKVLEG
- a CDS encoding cysteine hydrolase yields the protein MQKAPPPLARPADGMLGHSPNTAWRASAEEIDMAVPPPHPVLARIACQPQSVLVNLRQTAIIVVDMQNDFCTTNGWVHEIGGDPTPNRAPIAPLQGLLPALRKASVPVIWVNWGNRPDLANMPPNQIHLYKPSGTGTGLGDPLRSNAAPVLQKDSWAAAVVDELKPEPGDIMVDKYRISGFWDTPLDSILRNLGIRTILFAGVNIDQCVLHTLTDANFLGYGCLLVEDCCATTSPGFCAEAAVWNVKKCFGFTTDSTRLLSALETARPA